In Natronospira bacteriovora, a single window of DNA contains:
- a CDS encoding biliverdin-producing heme oxygenase, whose product MAGTALEPEQPLRLHLLQQTEPERERFGRNPLFVRAFADLVEAQAYRRLVMGFHGYYRLLETLIRRNPDWLRTGLDHACLNKSDWLAEDLAVLDMDAGPLAPLAHLPRIRSLSEAAGACFLSEYIAWNSEVAEKHLRLALPRSCQPALRFVTAYGKSRESQWQRHCAWLDSRALSRSQRDACVRAARDGFLGLDAWLETCLDEN is encoded by the coding sequence ATGGCTGGCACTGCCCTTGAGCCAGAGCAGCCTTTAAGGCTGCATCTGCTGCAACAGACCGAGCCTGAACGGGAACGCTTCGGGCGCAACCCCCTGTTCGTGCGCGCCTTTGCCGACCTGGTGGAGGCGCAGGCCTATCGACGCCTGGTGATGGGCTTTCATGGCTACTACCGTCTGCTGGAGACATTGATCCGCCGCAATCCCGACTGGCTGCGCACCGGCCTGGATCATGCCTGCCTGAACAAGAGCGACTGGCTTGCCGAGGATCTGGCGGTTCTCGACATGGACGCTGGCCCTCTCGCACCCCTTGCTCACCTGCCCCGCATCCGCTCCCTTTCGGAAGCCGCCGGGGCCTGTTTCCTGAGCGAGTACATTGCCTGGAACAGTGAAGTGGCGGAAAAACATCTGCGCCTGGCCCTGCCCCGTTCCTGCCAGCCGGCGCTTCGCTTTGTCACGGCCTACGGCAAGAGCCGGGAAAGCCAATGGCAACGCCATTGTGCCTGGCTGGACAGCCGGGCCCTGTCCCGATCACAGCGCGACGCCTGCGTGCGGGCCGCTCGCGACGGCTTCCTCGGTCTGGATGCCTGGCTGGAAACCTGCTTGGACGAGAACTAA
- a CDS encoding MAPEG family protein, translating into MIWLPVSSLYAGLGALLMIALAARIPPLRRRHHVGINSGGREDLALAMRAHGNAVENLPLGLLMLGLLEIQGISPAWLYAIGGLLLLGRLLHAWGLSLSAGKTFGRFWGMVLTWLSLLIMAGMLIWLALPLSQSSL; encoded by the coding sequence ATGATCTGGCTACCTGTAAGCAGCCTGTATGCCGGCCTCGGGGCCCTGTTGATGATTGCCCTGGCCGCTCGCATTCCACCCCTGAGACGACGTCACCATGTAGGCATCAATTCCGGCGGCCGTGAAGACCTGGCCCTGGCCATGCGCGCCCACGGCAACGCGGTGGAAAACCTGCCCCTGGGCCTGCTCATGCTGGGCCTGCTGGAAATTCAGGGGATATCGCCGGCCTGGCTGTACGCCATCGGCGGCCTGCTGCTGCTCGGACGCCTGCTGCATGCCTGGGGACTGAGCCTCAGTGCCGGCAAGACCTTTGGTCGCTTCTGGGGCATGGTGCTGACATGGCTGTCACTATTGATCATGGCCGGGATGCTGATATGGCTGGCACTGCCCTTGAGCCAGAGCAGCCTTTAA
- a CDS encoding gamma-glutamylcyclotransferase family protein, with translation MLIFQYGSNLSSQRLNSEARLRGNARVVGVARTRSPYRFCFPVWGGINGCAAAGILPGGPGPAWGVIYEVPEERVYRHADAPFPTLDTIEDEGKDYDRGPIDVCFRDGRRPDETVHTYHPRQPRSGLQTEWHYVQHILSGAAEHDLPGSYQQYLRDCVMDNNPSLANTLEQQQP, from the coding sequence ATGCTTATCTTCCAGTACGGCTCCAACCTGTCCTCCCAGCGCCTGAATAGTGAGGCGCGCCTGCGAGGCAACGCCCGGGTGGTCGGCGTGGCCCGCACCCGCTCGCCCTACCGTTTCTGCTTCCCCGTCTGGGGCGGCATCAATGGCTGCGCCGCCGCCGGCATACTGCCCGGTGGCCCCGGGCCGGCCTGGGGCGTGATCTACGAGGTGCCCGAGGAACGGGTCTATCGGCATGCCGACGCCCCCTTCCCCACCCTGGATACCATTGAAGACGAGGGCAAGGACTACGACCGCGGCCCCATTGACGTGTGCTTCAGGGACGGCCGGCGACCGGATGAGACCGTGCATACCTATCATCCCCGCCAACCGCGGAGCGGACTGCAAACCGAGTGGCACTATGTGCAGCATATCCTGAGTGGTGCGGCCGAACATGATCTGCCCGGCTCATATCAGCAGTACCTGCGGGACTGCGTGATGGACAACAACCCCTCACTCGCCAACACACTGGAGCAGCAGCAACCATGA
- a CDS encoding sialidase family protein, producing MMLNSSRASLCLVAVTLFILAACERTPDAPVLQELPSPAGENSFAPRLAADADGVYLSWLKALGDGQHALKFSRLDGNEWSEPRTVITGDNWFANWADTPGVRPVGDYLFAHWLVRSGPGTYHYNIHAAWSKDEGDSWSEPFILHREGRQAEHGFLSSVVLENGDLAVAWLDGRHTVTEGNTEAAGHGHHGDMSLRWARFEPGASIPGEDEEVDDRVCDCCMTAMVLEPEGPRVFYRDRSHDEIRDIASIGPLGESIQRSETVKDDGWRIAACPVNGPAALRRPGKTAVAWFSGAVEPRVQLRYRHDDSGHYSEALRIDDGGAMGRVALAALDETSLLVFWMAQRNGEAHLMGRVVDGERLSPATPLRTVAASRASGVPVALAHEGRVLLAWTGMGENRRRVMLGVVKPESQAQDAVPEHE from the coding sequence ATGATGTTGAATTCGAGTCGAGCCAGCTTGTGCCTTGTTGCCGTGACACTGTTCATCCTGGCCGCCTGTGAGCGGACACCGGATGCACCGGTCTTGCAGGAATTGCCATCACCGGCCGGAGAGAACAGCTTTGCGCCACGTCTGGCGGCCGATGCCGATGGTGTTTATCTGTCGTGGTTGAAGGCCCTTGGCGATGGACAGCATGCCCTGAAATTCTCCCGTCTGGACGGGAATGAATGGTCCGAACCAAGAACCGTGATCACCGGGGATAACTGGTTCGCCAACTGGGCGGACACCCCGGGTGTGCGTCCGGTGGGTGACTACCTGTTTGCCCACTGGCTGGTTCGCAGTGGCCCCGGTACCTATCACTACAACATTCACGCGGCCTGGTCGAAAGACGAGGGTGACAGCTGGAGTGAGCCGTTCATCCTCCATCGGGAGGGCCGCCAGGCCGAGCACGGCTTCCTGTCTTCGGTGGTGCTGGAGAACGGTGACCTGGCTGTCGCCTGGCTGGACGGGCGTCACACCGTCACCGAAGGAAACACGGAGGCGGCCGGCCATGGCCACCATGGCGACATGAGCCTGCGCTGGGCACGCTTTGAGCCGGGTGCTTCCATCCCCGGTGAAGATGAAGAAGTGGATGACCGCGTCTGCGATTGCTGCATGACCGCCATGGTGCTGGAGCCGGAAGGGCCACGGGTTTTCTACCGTGACCGAAGTCATGATGAAATCCGTGACATTGCCAGCATCGGCCCGCTGGGTGAATCGATCCAGCGTTCAGAGACGGTCAAGGACGACGGCTGGCGGATTGCTGCCTGTCCGGTCAATGGCCCCGCCGCGCTGCGTCGGCCAGGAAAAACCGCTGTGGCCTGGTTCAGTGGCGCGGTCGAGCCGCGCGTTCAACTGCGTTATCGCCACGATGATTCAGGGCATTACAGCGAAGCCCTGCGTATTGACGATGGTGGCGCGATGGGGCGCGTGGCTTTGGCGGCACTGGATGAGACGTCACTGTTGGTTTTCTGGATGGCGCAGCGGAACGGTGAAGCCCATCTCATGGGTCGGGTGGTGGACGGTGAACGGCTGTCGCCGGCCACCCCCTTGCGGACGGTGGCCGCCAGCCGCGCCAGTGGGGTGCCGGTTGCACTGGCTCATGAGGGGCGCGTTCTGCTCGCCTGGACAGGCATGGGCGAGAATCGGCGCCGGGTCATGCTCGGCGTGGTGAAGCCCGAAAGTCAGGCACAGGACGCTGTTCCGGAACATGAGTGA
- a CDS encoding penicillin acylase family protein produces MKRGLLWGSGGLLLLAVVILLAAWLLFRASLPALDGEIALAVEGPVNIERDRQGVPSIVADSEGDAAFAMGFVHAQERFFQMDTLRRSAAGELAALFGEVALDFDRQRRHWRGRHLAREALATLPEADQVLLSRYAAGVNAGLDALGSRPPEYWLLNARPQDWRAEDSLLVNLSMFFYLNDARGHRALQLDRITRTLPEAVSTFLLDPADPRDAPLQDEPLPELPAIPGEDQFQVRDFEDVNLDWRRLLGGELPLPGSNSWAVSGDLLEGEAALLAGDTHLGLSLPNTWYRLQFQVRGEHEWPITGASLPGVPGVVLGSNGHLAWTFTNSYGDWSTRVVLDWDEEEAGRYLTPDGPEQLIEHEEVIEVRGGASESLSYVWSRWGPVVSVADDEKHAKVWTAALPGGLNVAFRDVYRARDVTSLLEAGARLGMPPQNLLAVDRAGDIGWTIAGRIPERDGGFRSAARLPRSGDFHAGEWLSEAAYPRVVNPAHGRLWTANARVASGEHLDRIGDGGYPVAARQQQIRDRLFEMERHDEQAMLDLQLDDEARLLYDWVPIALSAADAAEASEARRRFREEITHWHGHAWPDSVGYRLLRDFRREVTGRTLGPLLHPMVEAWPDFDYRHQRKRERPVRQLLAERPMHLLAPDFDSWDELLVDAMDAVIAASRQNANSDGDWQDWGERNTTHVRHPMSTSLPLLARWLDLTPERLPGDQHMPRVQVGAFGASQRLVVRPGAEADGVFHMPGGQSGHFLSPWYRDGHRDWSDGRSSPFLPGDAAHTLILIPEF; encoded by the coding sequence ATGAAGCGTGGGCTGCTCTGGGGAAGTGGGGGGCTGTTGCTCCTGGCTGTGGTGATTCTGTTGGCGGCCTGGCTGCTGTTCCGTGCCAGCCTGCCGGCCCTCGATGGTGAAATTGCCCTCGCGGTGGAAGGCCCGGTCAACATCGAGCGGGATCGACAGGGTGTTCCCAGTATTGTCGCGGACAGCGAGGGTGACGCGGCCTTTGCCATGGGTTTCGTGCACGCCCAGGAACGTTTTTTCCAGATGGACACCCTGCGTCGCTCGGCCGCCGGTGAGCTGGCGGCCCTGTTTGGTGAGGTGGCACTGGATTTTGATCGCCAGCGGCGCCATTGGCGAGGCCGTCATCTGGCCAGAGAGGCCCTGGCGACACTGCCCGAAGCCGACCAGGTCCTCTTGAGCCGCTATGCCGCCGGTGTCAATGCCGGGCTGGACGCCCTGGGCAGTCGGCCGCCGGAATACTGGTTGCTGAATGCACGGCCACAGGACTGGCGGGCCGAGGACAGCCTGCTGGTGAACCTCTCCATGTTCTTCTACCTCAACGACGCGCGCGGTCATCGGGCCCTGCAGCTGGATCGCATCACAAGAACATTGCCGGAGGCCGTGTCCACCTTCCTGCTGGATCCGGCTGACCCGCGGGACGCGCCATTGCAGGATGAGCCCCTGCCTGAGTTGCCAGCGATTCCCGGCGAGGATCAGTTTCAGGTGCGCGACTTCGAGGACGTGAACCTGGATTGGCGACGCCTGCTGGGCGGCGAGCTGCCATTGCCGGGCAGCAACAGCTGGGCCGTGTCGGGGGACCTGCTGGAGGGGGAGGCGGCCTTGCTTGCCGGTGACACCCATCTCGGCCTGTCCTTGCCGAATACCTGGTATCGCCTTCAGTTTCAGGTCCGAGGCGAGCATGAATGGCCGATTACCGGCGCCAGCCTGCCGGGCGTTCCCGGCGTGGTGCTCGGCAGCAATGGGCACCTGGCCTGGACCTTCACCAACAGTTACGGCGATTGGTCGACCCGGGTGGTCCTGGATTGGGATGAGGAGGAGGCGGGTCGCTACCTGACCCCGGACGGCCCCGAGCAGCTCATTGAACATGAAGAAGTGATCGAGGTGCGGGGCGGAGCCAGTGAAAGCCTGAGTTATGTCTGGAGTCGATGGGGGCCGGTGGTGTCGGTCGCGGATGATGAGAAGCATGCCAAGGTCTGGACTGCCGCTTTGCCAGGGGGGCTGAACGTGGCCTTCCGCGATGTCTACCGGGCGCGTGATGTGACGTCCCTGCTGGAGGCGGGTGCCCGGCTTGGCATGCCCCCCCAGAACCTCCTGGCCGTGGACCGGGCCGGCGATATTGGCTGGACGATTGCCGGTCGCATTCCCGAGCGGGACGGCGGTTTCCGCTCGGCGGCTCGCCTGCCGCGCTCCGGAGATTTCCATGCGGGTGAGTGGCTTTCGGAGGCGGCGTATCCCCGGGTGGTGAACCCGGCCCATGGTCGCCTCTGGACCGCCAATGCCCGGGTGGCCAGTGGCGAACATCTGGACAGGATCGGCGATGGCGGTTACCCGGTGGCGGCCCGTCAGCAACAGATTCGTGACCGTCTGTTTGAAATGGAACGTCACGATGAACAGGCCATGCTGGATCTTCAGCTGGATGATGAAGCCCGTTTGCTCTACGACTGGGTACCCATTGCCCTGAGCGCGGCCGACGCGGCGGAGGCCAGCGAGGCGCGTCGGCGCTTCCGCGAGGAGATCACCCATTGGCACGGTCATGCCTGGCCGGACTCCGTGGGCTATCGTCTGCTGCGGGATTTTCGTCGCGAGGTGACCGGGCGGACCTTGGGTCCCCTATTGCATCCGATGGTGGAGGCCTGGCCGGATTTTGATTACCGGCATCAGCGCAAGCGGGAGCGTCCGGTTCGCCAATTGCTGGCCGAACGGCCAATGCATCTGCTGGCACCCGATTTTGACAGCTGGGACGAGCTGCTGGTGGATGCGATGGATGCCGTGATTGCGGCCTCCCGGCAGAATGCGAATTCGGACGGAGATTGGCAGGATTGGGGGGAGCGCAACACCACCCATGTCCGTCACCCCATGAGTACCTCACTGCCCTTGCTTGCCCGCTGGCTCGATCTGACACCCGAGCGTTTGCCGGGTGATCAGCATATGCCAAGGGTTCAGGTCGGTGCCTTTGGTGCGTCCCAGCGCCTGGTGGTGCGCCCCGGTGCCGAAGCGGATGGGGTTTTTCACATGCCCGGTGGGCAGAGCGGCCATTTCCTTTCCCCCTGGTACCGAGACGGGCATCGTGACTGGAGCGATGGCCGCAGCAGTCCCTTCCTGCCGGGCGACGCGGCGCATACCCTGATTCTCATTCCGGAGTTTTGA